Proteins encoded within one genomic window of Borrelia hispanica CRI:
- a CDS encoding DUF226 domain-containing protein — MESILERLKSKRKEIIATKETKEIEKIEKVKEIEEVKKVENATNFDPKRAIFFKIEDKDGRKIYHTKIMNDLYTFGIHKRQKHKFFLAFRELFNKKKMRAFNLFPLKEDNKFLGIHYGYRKPLQNIVTKYRDKEEGVIKAYTFSKVCYIEFKLKNGSIYCYMRGMSRLLKIEKIGTEYNELLIERIESLEKQVYEYYGKELPEGGMITKWIKKNQK; from the coding sequence ATGGAAAGTATATTAGAACGTCTTAAATCAAAAAGAAAAGAAATAATAGCAACAAAAGAAACAAAAGAGATAGAAAAAATAGAAAAAGTAAAAGAAATAGAAGAAGTAAAAAAAGTAGAAAATGCAACAAACTTTGATCCAAAACGCGCAATTTTTTTTAAAATTGAAGATAAAGATGGTAGAAAAATATATCACACAAAAATTATGAATGATTTGTATACATTTGGGATTCACAAGAGACAAAAACATAAATTTTTTCTTGCGTTTAGAGAATTGTTTAACAAAAAGAAAATGAGAGCATTTAATTTATTTCCTTTAAAAGAAGATAATAAATTTTTAGGGATACATTATGGATATAGAAAACCACTACAAAATATTGTAACAAAATATAGAGATAAAGAAGAAGGTGTTATTAAGGCGTATACATTTTCAAAAGTGTGTTACATAGAATTTAAACTTAAAAATGGAAGCATATATTGCTATATGAGAGGCATGTCTCGTTTATTAAAAATTGAAAAAATTGGAACTGAGTATAATGAATTATTGATTGAACGCATAGAGAGCTTAGAAAAGCAAGTATATGAATATTATGGCAAAGAA
- a CDS encoding plasmid maintenance protein → MLRKKTTCKNKYQHKLITLISTISYINRQFKKYSQNRILYYFNGNLKRNGHKEIKIKTLQSYLYKLEKEFQVTSNYYQHLGINMGTAIYYKLQYSKKECYRRINKNFKERKENRHLNRVDKYYQNKKACNKNSSVEKWECINNINNNNKEEKIKLIEKLQVMKYVKKCKFKTDEFLSILNLKISKDEKIKALREMKKNENRSQKNLHNEIRYNGNNKSKLQFKQQELSRILYEAKVKLEKEGYIEKQLEKEVQKVYENYKSKPHFIIENDKYDDLKKIIGKIEMLCEKDRKDVQNNERNIKDNIFSILLDQLRHKTSIEILLPVLKNYLNKQEKLDYRKAFNNQYYYELLELLENKENYCKLQNFKESIH, encoded by the coding sequence ATGCTTAGAAAGAAAACAACTTGCAAGAATAAATATCAACATAAATTGATAACTTTAATATCCACAATATCCTATATAAACAGACAATTCAAGAAATACTCTCAAAATAGAATCCTTTACTATTTCAATGGCAATTTAAAAAGAAATGGACACAAAGAAATAAAAATCAAAACACTACAAAGCTATTTATACAAACTAGAAAAAGAATTTCAAGTAACTAGTAACTATTATCAACACTTAGGAATTAATATGGGTACTGCAATTTATTACAAACTTCAGTATTCAAAAAAAGAATGTTATCGAAGAATTAACAAAAACTTTAAAGAAAGAAAAGAAAACAGACATTTAAACCGAGTAGATAAATATTATCAAAATAAAAAGGCATGCAATAAAAATAGTAGTGTAGAAAAATGGGAGTGTATTAATAATATAAATAATAATAATAAAGAAGAAAAGATAAAATTAATCGAAAAGCTTCAAGTCATGAAATATGTTAAAAAATGCAAATTTAAAACAGATGAATTTCTTTCTATTTTGAATTTAAAAATAAGTAAAGATGAGAAAATTAAAGCTTTAAGAGAAATGAAAAAGAATGAAAATCGATCACAAAAGAATTTGCACAATGAAATCAGATATAATGGAAATAATAAAAGCAAATTGCAATTTAAACAACAAGAATTGAGTAGAATATTATATGAAGCAAAGGTTAAATTAGAAAAAGAAGGGTATATTGAAAAACAATTAGAAAAAGAGGTGCAAAAGGTATATGAAAATTATAAAAGCAAGCCGCATTTTATTATAGAAAACGATAAGTATGATGATTTAAAAAAGATAATAGGCAAAATTGAGATGTTGTGTGAAAAAGATAGGAAGGATGTACAAAATAATGAGAGAAATATCAAAGATAATATATTTAGCATATTGCTTGATCAATTAAGACATAAAACAAGCATTGAAATTCTTTTGCCAGTGCTTAAAAATTACTTAAACAAACAAGAAAAATTGGATTATCGTAAAGCATTCAATAATCAATACTATTATGAATTATTGGAATTGCTAGAAAATAAAGAAAATTATTGTAAATTGCAAAATTTTAAAGAAAGTATTCATTAA